In one window of Henckelia pumila isolate YLH828 chromosome 1, ASM3356847v2, whole genome shotgun sequence DNA:
- the LOC140862765 gene encoding uncharacterized protein: MVANSQQFGANRSDSAPKQVNEVNFSSLEQRLIDLTSLVRQMAVGNGQNMKVCGICTAKGHATDMCPTLQEGSNEQDHPNLRYGNPAMNQPAPSVNQPNNQAFRPQYPPQPQRPQIPTQETRASIQHLNTQMGKLATAINRLEALNSNSLPSQTVVNPKENNKDVEEFRLEENEIIPKDAPRALKESRKDDGIKGLYEVFHRCEVNIPLLDVIKQVSRYAKFLKELCTVKRKQKLKGCQKVELGEQVSAVIQRKVPTKCKDPVSRIPPPPQTKFQYDSSVMLSDVEEDSANT; encoded by the exons ATGGTTGctaattctcagcaatttggcgcAAACAGAAGTGATTCTGCACCCAAACAAGTCAATGAGGTAAAtttttcttcccttgaacaacgaCTGATTGatttgacgtctcttgtgcgtcaaatggctgtaggAAATGGACAAAATATGAAGGTTTGTGGAATTTGCACTGCAAAgggacatgcaactgacatgtgtcccacgcTTCAAGAAGGATCTAATGAGCAA gatcatccaaacctcAGATACGGAAATCCTGCAATGAATCAGCCTGCACCTTCAGTGAATCAACCAAATAATCAAGCATTCAGGCCACAGTATCCTCCACAACCACAACGTCCTCAAATTCCAACGCAAG AAacgagagcaagtatccaacactTGAACACTCAGATGGGGAAGTTGGCTACCGCAATCAACAGGTTGGAGGCACTGAATTCTAACAGTCTGCCATCGCAGACAGTGGTGAATCCAAAGGAGAAT AACAAAGATGTGGAGGAATTCAGACtggaagagaatgaaataaTTCCAAAGGatgcgccaagag cattgaAAGAGTCTAGGAAAGATGATGGAATTAAGGGGTTGTATGAAGTGTTTCatagatgtgaggtaaatattccTTTGTTAGATGTTATCAAACAAGTATctcgctatgctaaatttttaaaagagttgTGTACTGTGAAGAGAAAACAAAAACTGAAGGGATGTCAGAAAGTTGAACTAGGAGAACAGGTTTCTGCCGTAATTCAAAGAAAGGTACCCacaaaatgcaaggacccaG tTTCCCGTATTCCGCCACCTCCGCAAACAAAGTTCCAATATGATTCTTCCGTGATGCTGTCAGACGTTGAAGAGGACAGTGCCAAcacttaa